A portion of the Cellulophaga algicola DSM 14237 genome contains these proteins:
- the purU gene encoding formyltetrahydrofolate deformylase: MKTTILIHCPDQSGIICTVTGFVHAQGGNIIYLDQHVDKASGELFMRIESEFLDTKLSVHHFKSKFEEQLTAKFKIKWSIHTDETKPRMGLFVSKYNHCLYDLLSRFNSGELAVDIPFIISNHNDLEFVAKQFDIPFYHIPVTKATKAEAENKQLELLEKYKIDFIVLARYMQIVTSKIIDHYPNKIINIHHSFLPAFAGAKPYHAAFKRGVKIIGATGHYVTEELDAGPIIAQDTTTVSHTNSIDDLIAKGRDLEKIVLSRAVKLHIQRKTMVYNNKTIIFS; the protein is encoded by the coding sequence GTGAAAACAACAATTTTAATACATTGCCCAGATCAATCTGGAATTATTTGTACCGTTACTGGTTTCGTTCATGCTCAAGGAGGAAATATTATTTACTTAGACCAACATGTTGATAAAGCTTCTGGCGAATTATTCATGCGTATTGAAAGCGAATTTTTGGATACTAAGCTTAGTGTGCACCATTTTAAATCTAAATTTGAAGAGCAATTAACCGCAAAATTTAAAATAAAGTGGAGTATTCATACCGATGAGACCAAACCTAGAATGGGATTGTTTGTATCTAAATACAACCATTGTCTATATGATTTGTTAAGTCGATTTAATTCAGGAGAATTAGCCGTTGACATTCCCTTTATTATAAGTAACCACAATGATTTAGAATTTGTAGCCAAGCAATTTGATATTCCTTTCTATCATATTCCTGTAACAAAAGCTACAAAGGCTGAAGCTGAGAACAAACAATTAGAACTCTTAGAAAAATATAAGATAGATTTTATTGTTCTTGCTAGATATATGCAAATTGTAACTAGTAAGATTATTGATCATTACCCCAATAAAATAATTAACATACATCATTCTTTTTTACCTGCCTTTGCTGGTGCCAAGCCCTACCATGCCGCTTTTAAAAGAGGTGTAAAAATAATAGGCGCTACAGGTCATTATGTTACAGAAGAATTAGATGCTGGACCAATTATTGCGCAGGATACCACTACGGTCTCTCATACAAATTCTATTGATGACCTTATAGCCAAAGGGCGTGACCTTGAAAAAATAGTTCTTTCTAGAGCTGTAAAACTCCATATTCAACGCAAGACGATGGTTTATAACAACAAAACCATCATTTTTTCATAG
- a CDS encoding DUF4197 domain-containing protein: MKYKIFTLSAVFLLFSCHELQQVVNQLPQSGTIGNDQIASGLREALDLGIEKQVQKLTQEDGFFKNDLVKIVLPEDLQKVDNTLRKMGLSSLADEGLKVLNRAAEDAVKEATPIFVNAVKGITFSDAKQILLGTDDAATNYLKSTTETQLYASFSPVIKNSFSKVGADQVWSNLITRYNNIPFVTQVNPDLTDYVTEEALKGVYTMIAVEEQEIRTKASSRTTALLQKVFALQD, translated from the coding sequence ATGAAATATAAAATTTTTACATTAAGCGCAGTTTTTTTATTATTTAGCTGTCACGAATTACAACAAGTTGTAAACCAACTTCCACAAAGTGGAACGATTGGCAATGACCAAATTGCAAGCGGTTTACGAGAAGCATTAGATCTAGGTATTGAAAAACAAGTACAAAAACTTACGCAAGAGGATGGTTTCTTTAAGAATGATCTTGTAAAAATTGTTTTACCTGAAGATTTACAAAAAGTAGATAATACACTCCGTAAAATGGGTTTAAGCAGTTTAGCCGATGAAGGTCTTAAAGTTTTGAATCGTGCAGCGGAAGACGCTGTGAAGGAAGCTACCCCAATATTTGTTAACGCTGTTAAGGGAATTACCTTTAGTGATGCTAAGCAAATTTTATTAGGTACTGATGATGCTGCCACTAATTATTTAAAATCAACTACTGAAACACAACTTTACGCTTCGTTTAGTCCGGTTATAAAAAATTCATTTTCAAAAGTAGGTGCAGATCAAGTATGGAGTAACCTTATCACCAGATATAACAACATTCCTTTTGTAACCCAGGTAAATCCTGATTTAACAGATTATGTAACCGAGGAAGCTTTAAAAGGAGTTTATACGATGATTGCTGTTGAAGAACAAGAAATAAGAACGAAAGCTTCTTCAAGAACCACGGCATTATTGCAAAAAGTATTTGCCCTACAAGATTAA
- a CDS encoding alpha/beta fold hydrolase has translation MLSYTKHKHKTSTKWVTFVHGAGGSSTIWFKQVREFRKHFNVLLLDLRGHGNSKVHLKDAFSDKYTFDFITDDILHVIDHEKIEKSHFVGISLGTILIRNLAEKYPNRVESMIMGGAIMKLNLRSQVLIRLGVIFKSVVPYLWLYKFFAFIIMPNKNHKESRSLFVREAKKLYQKEFIRWFKLTSEITPLLRFFRMVDIKIPTLYVMGREDYLFLPSIEKIVASHANSELFIVEKCGHVVNVEQPLVFNETVISYLSKI, from the coding sequence TTGCTAAGTTATACCAAACACAAACATAAAACTTCTACAAAATGGGTGACTTTTGTTCATGGAGCAGGAGGGAGTTCAACAATTTGGTTTAAGCAAGTTCGTGAATTTAGAAAACATTTTAATGTTTTACTTCTAGACTTAAGAGGGCACGGAAATTCAAAAGTGCATTTAAAAGATGCTTTTAGTGATAAGTATACTTTTGATTTTATTACCGATGATATTTTACATGTTATAGACCATGAGAAAATAGAGAAATCTCATTTTGTGGGTATCTCATTGGGTACTATTTTAATTAGAAATTTAGCAGAGAAGTATCCCAATCGTGTAGAGAGCATGATTATGGGAGGAGCAATTATGAAATTGAATTTAAGATCACAAGTGTTAATACGTTTGGGTGTTATCTTTAAATCCGTAGTACCCTATTTGTGGTTGTATAAGTTTTTTGCATTTATTATCATGCCCAATAAGAACCATAAAGAGTCCCGATCACTATTTGTAAGGGAAGCAAAGAAATTGTACCAAAAAGAGTTTATACGTTGGTTTAAGCTTACCTCAGAGATTACTCCGCTACTGCGCTTTTTTAGAATGGTAGATATTAAAATACCTACGTTGTACGTTATGGGTAGAGAGGATTATCTGTTTTTACCTTCCATAGAAAAAATAGTAGCATCGCATGCTAACTCAGAATTATTTATAGTTGAAAAATGCGGTCATGTTGTTAATGTAGAGCAACCACTAGTGTTTAATGAAACCGTTATTTCTTATTTGTCTAAAATTTAG
- the pyrF gene encoding orotidine-5'-phosphate decarboxylase, producing the protein MTTEHLVAQIHKKQSFLCVGLDVDLAKIPEHLLKEEDPIFAFNKAIIDATHEFCVAYKPNTAFYEAYGIRGWKALEKTIKYLNDKYPEIFTIADAKRGDIGNTSTMYAKAFLDDLGFDSVTVAPYMGKDSVEPFLAFKDKHTILLALTSNEGAFDFQTKEIEGKELYKHVLQTSKTYKNSENLMYVVGATKAKYLGDIRQIIPDSFLLVPGVGAQGGSLSEVCAYGMTNNVGLLVNSSRGILYASNEEDFAQSSREQAKDLQKQMKIELEKKF; encoded by the coding sequence ATGACCACAGAACATTTAGTAGCGCAAATCCATAAAAAGCAATCGTTTTTATGTGTCGGCTTAGACGTAGACTTAGCCAAGATACCAGAACATTTACTAAAAGAAGAAGACCCGATTTTTGCTTTTAATAAAGCAATTATCGATGCGACTCATGAATTCTGTGTTGCTTATAAGCCTAATACAGCGTTCTATGAAGCTTATGGTATTAGGGGGTGGAAAGCTTTAGAGAAAACAATAAAATACTTGAATGATAAGTATCCTGAAATTTTCACCATAGCAGATGCGAAAAGAGGAGATATAGGTAATACGTCAACAATGTATGCGAAGGCATTTTTAGACGATTTAGGCTTTGATTCTGTTACTGTAGCTCCTTATATGGGAAAAGATTCCGTAGAGCCTTTTCTAGCATTCAAAGATAAACATACCATTTTATTAGCATTAACTTCTAATGAAGGTGCTTTTGATTTTCAAACAAAAGAAATAGAAGGTAAAGAGCTTTATAAGCATGTGTTGCAGACTTCTAAAACGTACAAAAATTCAGAAAATCTAATGTATGTTGTTGGGGCAACTAAAGCCAAGTACTTAGGGGATATAAGACAAATTATTCCGGATAGTTTTTTGCTAGTTCCTGGTGTAGGAGCTCAGGGAGGAAGCTTATCTGAAGTTTGTGCTTATGGAATGACTAACAATGTTGGATTGTTAGTAAACTCTTCTAGGGGTATTCTATATGCTTCAAATGAGGAAGATTTTGCACAATCTTCAAGAGAGCAAGCAAAAGACCTGCAAAAACAAATGAAAATAGAATTAGAGAAAAAATTCTAA
- the prfA gene encoding peptide chain release factor 1, producing MLDKLNIVKQRFDEVSDLIIQPDVISDQKRYVELNKEYKDLKSLVDKRDLYIEFTNNVEEAQEIISDGSDAEMVEMAKMQLEEAKVGLPKLEEEIKVLLIPKDPEDSKNVVVEVRAGTGGDEASIFAGDLFRMYTKYCESKGWKTNVIDLSEGTSGGYKEIQFEVTGDNVYGTLKFEAGVHRVQRVPQTETQGRVHTSAATVMVLPEAEDFDVQIEPKDVRIDFFCSSGPGGQSVNTTYSAVRLTHIPSGLVAQCQDQKSQHKNKEKAFKVLRSRLYDQELAKKQEEDAAKRNSQVSSGDRSAKIRTYNYSQGRVTDHRIGLTLYDLQNIMNGDIQRIIDELSLVENTEKLKEASEIF from the coding sequence ATGTTAGATAAGTTAAATATAGTAAAACAACGTTTTGATGAGGTTTCAGATTTGATTATTCAACCTGATGTAATTTCTGATCAAAAACGATATGTTGAGTTAAATAAGGAGTACAAAGACCTTAAAAGTTTAGTTGATAAACGAGATTTATATATAGAATTCACTAATAATGTAGAAGAAGCTCAAGAAATTATTTCTGACGGAAGTGATGCAGAAATGGTAGAAATGGCTAAAATGCAACTAGAGGAAGCTAAAGTTGGATTGCCTAAATTAGAAGAAGAGATAAAAGTTCTTTTAATACCAAAGGATCCTGAGGATTCTAAAAACGTTGTGGTTGAGGTTAGAGCCGGTACAGGCGGTGATGAAGCCAGTATTTTTGCTGGAGATTTATTCAGAATGTATACCAAATACTGTGAATCTAAAGGTTGGAAAACTAACGTTATAGATTTAAGTGAAGGTACTAGTGGTGGTTACAAGGAAATTCAATTTGAAGTAACTGGTGACAATGTGTATGGTACCTTAAAATTTGAAGCAGGAGTGCACCGTGTACAGCGTGTTCCTCAAACAGAAACGCAAGGTCGTGTACATACCAGTGCTGCTACAGTGATGGTTTTACCGGAAGCGGAAGACTTTGATGTTCAAATTGAGCCAAAAGATGTTCGTATAGATTTTTTCTGTTCATCAGGACCAGGAGGGCAATCGGTGAATACTACCTATTCTGCAGTACGTTTAACGCATATTCCATCCGGATTGGTAGCGCAGTGTCAAGATCAGAAATCACAACATAAAAACAAGGAAAAAGCCTTTAAAGTACTTCGTTCTCGTTTATATGACCAAGAATTAGCTAAGAAACAAGAGGAAGATGCGGCAAAACGTAATTCTCAAGTAAGTAGTGGTGACCGTTCTGCGAAAATTAGAACATACAACTACTCTCAAGGTAGAGTTACAGATCATAGAATAGGACTTACTTTATATGATTTGCAAAATATTATGAATGGTGATATTCAAAGAATTATTGACGAATTAAGTCTTGTTGAAAATACGGAGAAACTAAAAGAAGCTTCAGAAATTTTTTAG
- a CDS encoding DUF3570 domain-containing protein, which produces MQKIAFIILFFIGLALHTQETAYKKRVLETTEVDALFSYYNQDGSNAAVSGGDGSEELTDVTSTIVVRLPMNDDDVLTVDVGISAYSSASSSNINPLDGSVNERVSPYIASSGASQSDVLVHVNPTYQHSSDDRNKVWTANAYLSSEYDYSSIGFGGGYAQLFNEKNTEITASAKVYFDTWKPQYPIELRDGFFDDRVIGNGTYAPNFTAFESENRNSYSLSLGVSQILSKRVQGSVFLDLVAQDGLLSTPFQRVYFSDVDDFFIQDFQLADDVERLPNTRFKIPIGGRLNYFINDYLILRSYYRFYSDDWGIKSHTASLELPIKISSLFTVYPTYRYYTQTAADYFYAKEEATSGLDYYTSDYDLSKFNAHQYGFGIRYKDIFTDAKLLSFGLKTIDLRFSNYDRSDGLSSYIFTFGTTFVR; this is translated from the coding sequence ATGCAAAAAATAGCATTCATTATTTTATTTTTTATCGGTTTAGCACTTCATACGCAGGAAACTGCTTATAAAAAGCGTGTTCTAGAAACAACAGAAGTAGATGCCTTATTTAGTTATTACAATCAAGATGGTTCAAATGCCGCAGTTTCAGGAGGAGATGGGTCAGAAGAGTTAACAGATGTAACATCAACAATAGTTGTTCGGTTGCCTATGAATGATGATGATGTATTAACAGTAGATGTTGGTATTTCTGCATATTCATCAGCATCTTCTAGTAATATAAATCCGTTAGACGGTAGTGTAAATGAACGTGTAAGTCCTTATATAGCTTCATCAGGAGCCTCACAATCAGATGTTTTGGTACATGTGAATCCTACTTATCAACATAGTTCAGATGATAGAAATAAAGTATGGACAGCAAACGCATATTTATCTTCAGAGTATGATTATTCTTCTATTGGTTTTGGAGGAGGGTATGCACAATTGTTTAACGAAAAAAATACTGAAATAACGGCGAGTGCAAAGGTTTATTTTGATACCTGGAAACCGCAATATCCCATAGAACTGCGAGATGGTTTTTTTGATGATCGGGTAATTGGGAATGGTACTTATGCTCCTAATTTCACAGCATTTGAGTCAGAAAACAGAAATTCATACTCCTTGTCTTTAGGGGTTTCACAAATTTTAAGCAAGCGAGTACAGGGCTCAGTTTTTCTAGATTTGGTAGCGCAAGATGGGTTGTTAAGTACACCATTTCAAAGGGTATATTTTTCAGATGTAGACGATTTTTTTATTCAAGATTTTCAACTAGCAGATGATGTAGAACGATTGCCTAATACGCGTTTTAAAATTCCTATAGGAGGGCGTTTAAATTACTTTATTAATGATTATTTGATTTTAAGAAGTTATTATCGCTTTTATTCTGATGATTGGGGGATAAAATCTCATACGGCAAGTTTAGAATTGCCTATTAAAATAAGTAGTTTGTTTACGGTGTATCCAACATACCGGTATTATACACAGACCGCTGCAGATTATTTTTACGCAAAAGAAGAGGCTACTTCAGGCTTAGATTATTATACGTCAGATTATGATTTGTCAAAATTTAATGCGCACCAATACGGATTCGGAATTCGGTATAAAGATATTTTTACCGACGCCAAATTGTTAAGTTTTGGGCTTAAAACAATAGATTTACGTTTTAGTAATTACGACCGTAGTGATGGTTTAAGTTCTTATATTTTTACCTTTGGGACTACTTTTGTAAGATAA
- a CDS encoding DUF4266 domain-containing protein: protein MRKGILLVVVTICATSCVVVKEYDKVYLNDEEMALSAKSMDQFETNFQIYREAAAGANGGKSGGGCGCN, encoded by the coding sequence ATGCGAAAAGGTATTTTATTAGTTGTAGTAACTATTTGCGCTACATCTTGTGTTGTTGTTAAAGAATATGATAAAGTTTATTTAAATGATGAAGAAATGGCTTTGTCAGCAAAAAGTATGGATCAATTCGAGACTAATTTCCAAATTTATCGTGAAGCGGCAGCAGGTGCCAATGGGGGTAAATCTGGTGGTGGTTGTGGTTGTAATTAA
- a CDS encoding FAD:protein FMN transferase gives MKNFPLYLLIFFTVLVNSQEKKYVTLVETMRLMGSRFDITIVAEAESAAKKNIAEVVAEISRIEKIISSWDENSETSEINRNAGIKPVKICPELFGLIERAIKVSEITDGAFDISYASMDQVWKFDGTMKYPPTPEQITTSIARVGYENIILDQQNSTVFLKKEGMRIGFGALGKGYAAEKAKALMISKKVFAGVINASGDLTTWGRQATGEKWIVGISNPLEKENVFSWMPLDESSIATSGNYEKYVVIDGEKYSHIIDPRTGYPSKGINSVSVLSKSAELCDALATAVFIMGIDTGISFINQLKGTEVIIVDSENKIHKSNGIKFDNNP, from the coding sequence GTGAAAAACTTCCCCCTTTATTTGCTGATATTCTTTACGGTATTGGTAAATAGTCAAGAAAAAAAGTATGTAACCTTGGTAGAGACCATGAGGCTTATGGGGTCTCGGTTTGATATTACTATTGTTGCAGAAGCAGAGAGTGCTGCTAAGAAAAATATAGCGGAGGTGGTTGCGGAAATCAGTAGAATAGAAAAGATAATATCTTCTTGGGATGAAAATTCTGAAACCTCAGAGATTAATAGAAATGCAGGAATAAAACCTGTAAAAATTTGCCCAGAATTATTTGGTTTAATTGAGCGGGCAATTAAAGTTTCTGAAATTACAGACGGTGCATTTGATATTTCATACGCTTCCATGGATCAAGTTTGGAAATTTGATGGTACGATGAAGTATCCGCCAACACCAGAACAAATTACAACATCTATTGCTAGGGTAGGTTATGAAAATATAATATTAGACCAACAGAATTCTACAGTCTTTTTAAAAAAGGAAGGTATGAGAATTGGTTTTGGTGCGCTAGGTAAAGGATATGCTGCAGAGAAGGCAAAAGCACTAATGATTTCAAAAAAAGTGTTTGCGGGTGTAATTAATGCCTCAGGAGATTTAACCACTTGGGGTAGGCAAGCTACAGGAGAAAAATGGATTGTAGGGATAAGTAATCCTTTAGAGAAGGAGAACGTATTTTCGTGGATGCCTTTAGATGAGTCTTCTATAGCAACTTCAGGAAACTATGAAAAATATGTAGTTATTGACGGGGAGAAATATTCTCATATCATAGATCCAAGAACAGGATACCCATCTAAAGGCATTAATAGTGTTTCTGTACTTTCTAAAAGCGCAGAATTGTGTGACGCTTTGGCTACTGCAGTTTTTATTATGGGGATAGATACAGGTATTTCCTTCATCAATCAATTAAAAGGTACGGAGGTTATTATTGTAGATTCTGAAAATAAAATTCATAAAAGTAATGGAATTAAGTTTGATAATAATCCGTAA
- a CDS encoding thioredoxin family protein has product MHKTGKKTFADAQTLSKKTNRPIVLVFAGSDWCAPCIKLDRDIWQSEEFKKYAEENYVLYKADFPRRTANKLSEGIENRHKLLADKYNSKGYFPLVVILNVEGDKLGETGYKKVTPNEYISVLNEFLE; this is encoded by the coding sequence ATGCACAAAACTGGCAAAAAAACATTTGCTGACGCACAAACACTTTCAAAAAAAACAAATCGACCTATAGTTCTAGTATTCGCTGGTTCAGATTGGTGTGCTCCGTGTATTAAATTAGACCGTGATATCTGGCAGTCAGAAGAGTTTAAGAAATATGCAGAAGAAAATTATGTATTGTATAAAGCAGATTTTCCGCGGCGTACAGCTAATAAACTTTCTGAAGGAATAGAAAATCGGCATAAATTATTAGCGGATAAATACAACTCTAAAGGATATTTTCCGCTTGTGGTGATTTTAAATGTAGAAGGAGATAAATTAGGTGAAACTGGATATAAAAAAGTGACGCCAAATGAGTATATTTCGGTCTTAAACGAATTTTTAGAGTGA
- a CDS encoding QcrA and Rieske domain-containing protein has product MERKAFLKTLGAGAAFALTFSCLHGCSSDSGDNEIEGEVVEEPTGIDFTIDLNSAEAVNLTSNGGFILKDLVVIVKNLEGEFVAASQICSHEGYDQVRFASPDNVGIFYCDVHGSRFAQDGTPLNSTSEGRPLKIYSTEVLADDMLRIFEA; this is encoded by the coding sequence ATGGAAAGAAAAGCTTTTTTAAAAACTCTAGGTGCTGGAGCAGCATTTGCACTTACATTCTCATGTTTACATGGTTGTTCTTCTGATAGTGGTGATAACGAGATTGAAGGAGAGGTTGTAGAAGAACCTACAGGGATAGATTTTACAATTGATTTAAATTCTGCCGAAGCAGTAAATCTAACTAGTAATGGAGGTTTTATTCTTAAAGATTTAGTGGTAATCGTAAAAAATTTAGAAGGTGAATTTGTGGCTGCAAGTCAAATATGTAGTCATGAAGGTTATGATCAAGTTCGTTTTGCATCACCAGATAATGTAGGGATTTTTTATTGTGATGTTCATGGTTCTAGATTTGCGCAAGATGGTACCCCTCTAAATAGTACATCAGAAGGTAGGCCTTTAAAAATTTATAGTACAGAAGTTTTAGCAGATGATATGTTGCGTATTTTTGAAGCGTAA
- a CDS encoding AIR synthase related protein → MSSSNSERYNQRGVSASKEDVHSAIKNIDKGLFPKAFCKIVPDYLTNDDAYCLVMHADGAGTKSSLAYMYWKETGDLSVWKGIAQDALIMNIDDLICVGATDNIMLSSTIGRNKNKIPAEVLSALINGTEELILDLKKHGVTIHSTGGETADVGDLVRTIIVDSTVTARLKRSDVINNANIKAGDVIVGLESFGQANYETEYNGGMGSNGLTSARHDVFSKYLADKYPESYDAEVPEDLVYSGKIKLTDAVKDAPLDAGKLVLSPTRTYAPIVKKVLEKYTSEDIHGMVHCSGGAQTKILHFIDNLHIIKDNLFEVPPLFNLIQEQSKTDWKEMYQVFNCGHRLEFYVNEAIALDLIQIADTFGVRGRIVGRVEESEEKKLTIKSPKGTFVY, encoded by the coding sequence ATGAGTTCATCAAACAGCGAAAGGTATAATCAAAGAGGTGTTTCGGCATCAAAAGAAGATGTGCATAGTGCTATTAAAAATATAGATAAAGGATTGTTTCCAAAAGCATTCTGTAAAATTGTACCTGATTATTTAACCAATGATGATGCTTATTGTTTGGTAATGCATGCCGATGGTGCAGGAACAAAATCGTCTTTGGCATACATGTATTGGAAAGAAACTGGCGATTTATCAGTTTGGAAAGGTATTGCTCAAGATGCCTTAATTATGAATATTGATGATTTAATTTGCGTAGGAGCTACAGATAATATTATGTTATCTTCTACAATAGGTAGAAACAAGAATAAGATACCGGCAGAAGTACTTTCGGCACTTATTAATGGTACCGAAGAATTAATTTTAGATTTAAAAAAGCATGGAGTAACAATACATTCTACTGGCGGAGAAACGGCTGATGTAGGAGATTTAGTGCGCACTATTATTGTAGATTCTACAGTAACGGCAAGACTTAAAAGAAGTGATGTTATAAATAATGCTAATATAAAAGCCGGGGATGTTATCGTAGGATTAGAATCTTTTGGTCAGGCCAATTACGAAACAGAATATAATGGAGGAATGGGGAGTAATGGATTAACTTCTGCGCGCCATGATGTGTTTTCTAAATATTTAGCCGATAAGTATCCTGAAAGTTATGACGCGGAAGTGCCTGAAGATTTAGTGTATTCAGGTAAAATAAAACTAACGGATGCTGTTAAAGATGCGCCATTGGATGCAGGTAAGTTAGTATTATCGCCAACACGTACTTATGCTCCAATAGTTAAAAAAGTTTTAGAGAAATACACTAGCGAAGATATTCATGGAATGGTACACTGTAGTGGTGGGGCGCAAACTAAAATTCTTCATTTTATTGATAACCTTCATATTATAAAAGATAATCTTTTTGAAGTACCACCATTATTCAACCTAATACAAGAGCAGTCTAAAACAGATTGGAAAGAAATGTATCAGGTATTTAATTGTGGACATCGTTTAGAGTTTTATGTAAATGAAGCTATTGCTTTAGATTTAATTCAGATAGCCGATACTTTTGGTGTCCGCGGTAGAATCGTAGGTCGGGTAGAAGAAAGCGAAGAAAAGAAATTAACGATAAAGAGTCCAAAAGGAACTTTTGTATATTAA